Proteins from one Clupea harengus chromosome 17, Ch_v2.0.2, whole genome shotgun sequence genomic window:
- the LOC105889322 gene encoding carboxypeptidase B: MKVLLLLGLVAVALAELTSFEGEKVFRLKPTTDEHVTLIKDLALSMEVDFWSPESAEQVTIDIDVDIHIPASHTSMVYTILNQSDMEHEILIEDLQAQIEAQVESRTVTPRSHSYTKYNSWDKIQAWMSSVSAANSDLISRQVIGKTYEGRPMNVLQIGKKTGSPKPAIFLDCGIHAREWISTAFCQWFVNEAVTTYGSDSQMTSLLNQMDVYVLPVFNIDGYDYTWKSNRMWRKTRSSKSGTSCRGADPNRNFNAGWCTLGTSSNPCSDIYCGSKPESEIEVKNVADFIRKNKSIIKAYITVHSYSQLLLFPYSYSYQLAADHAELMHLAEAATSALTSLYGTQYTPGPGATTIYPAAGGSDDWAYDLGVKYSYTFELRDTGRYGFLLPESQIKPTCEETMLAVKYIATYVQKTL, encoded by the exons ATGAAGGTCCTTCTGCTCTTGGGATTGGTGGCTGTCGCTCTGGCCGAGCTGACCAGCTTTGAGGG GGAGAAAGTCTTCCGTCTGAAACCCACCACTGATGAACATGTGACCCTCATCAAGGATCTGGCCCTCAGCATGGAG GTTGATTTCTGGAGCCCTGAGAGTGCTGAGCAGGTGACCATTGACATCGATGTGGACATCCACATTCCCGCTTCCCACACCTCCATGGTCTATACCATCCTTAATCAGAGTGACATGGAGCACGA GATTTTGATTGAGGATCTCCAGGCTCAGATTGAGGCTCAGGTGGAGAGCCGTACGGTCACTCCCAGGTCTCACAGCTACACCAAGTACAACAGCTGGGACAAG ATCCAGGCCTGGATGTCCTCCGTCTCCGCTGCCAACTCTGATCTGATCAGCAGACAGGTGATCGGAAAAACCTATGAGGGCCGTCCCATGAACGTGCTGCAG ATTGGCAAGAAGACTGGCTCCCCCAAGCCCGCCATCTTCCTGGACTGTGGTATCCATGCCAGAGAGTGGATCTCTACTGCTTTCTGCCAGTGGTTCGTCAACGAG GCTGTGACCACCTATGGAAGCGACTCTCAGATGACCAGCCTGCTGAACCAGATGGATGTTTACGTCCTGCCTGTCTTCAACATTGACGGCTATGATTACACCTGGAAAAGC AACAGGATGTGGAGGAAGACCCGCTCTAGCAAGTCCGGTACTAGCTGCCGCGGTGCTGACCCCAACAGGAACTTCAATGCTGGCTGGTGCA CCCTGGGAACCTCTAGCAACCCCTGCAGTGACATCTACTGTGGCTCCAAGCCCGAGTCTGAAATCGAGGTCAAGAATGTGGCTGACTTCATCCGCAAGAACAAGTCCATCATCAAGGCTTACATCACCGTTCACTCCTACTCCCAGCTGCTCCTCTTCCCCTACTCTTACTCCTACCAGCTGGCTGCAGATCACGCTGAGCTG aTGCACCTTGCTGAAGCTGCCACTAGTGCCCTGACCAGCTTGTATGGCACCCAGTACACCCCCGGACCTGGGGCAACCACCATCT ACCCTGCTGCTGGAGGCTCTGATGACTGGGCCTATGACCTGGGTGTGAAATACTCCTACACCTTCGAGCTGCGTGACACTGGTCGCTATGGTTTCCTGCTCCCCGAGTCCCAGATCAAGCCCACCTGTGAGGAGACCATGTTGGCCGTGAAGTACATCGCTACCTACGTGCAGAAGACCCTGTAA
- the LOC105889323 gene encoding carboxypeptidase B-like isoform X2 has product MKVLLLLGLVAVALAERTSFEGEKVFRLKPTTDEHVTLIKDLALSMEVDFWSPESAEQVTIDIDVDIHIPASHTSMVYTVLNQSDMEHEILIEDLQAQIEAQVESRTVTPRSHSYTKYNSWDKIQAWISSVSAANSDLISRQVIGKTYEGRPMNVLQIGKKTGSPKPAIFLDCGIHAREWISTAFCQWFVNEAVTTYRSDSQMTSLLNQMDVYVLPVFNIDGYDYTWKSNRMWRKTRSRNYGTRCRGADPNRNFNARWCTEGASRNPCRDTYCGSKAESEIEVKNVADFIRKNKSIIKAYITVHSYSQLLLFPYFYYQLAADHAELMSVARGAIRALTSMYGTQYRAGPGATTIYPASGGSVDWAYDLGVKYSYVFELRDTGRYGFLLPESQIKPTCEETMLAVKYIATYVQKTL; this is encoded by the exons ATGAAGGTCCTTCTGCTCTTGGGATTGGTGGCTGTCGCTCTGGCCGAGCGGACCAGCTTTGAGGG GGAGAAAGTCTTCCGTCTGAAACCCACCACTGATGAACATGTGACCCTCATCAAGGATCTGGCCCTCAGCATGGAG GTTGATTTCTGGAGCCCTGAGAGTGCTGAGCAGGTGACCATTGACATCGATGTGGACATCCACATTCCCGCTTCCCACACCTCCATGGTCTATACCGTCCTTAATCAGAGTGACATGGAGCACGA GATTTTGATTGAGGATCTCCAGGCTCAGATTGAGGCTCAGGTGGAGAGCCGTACGGTCACTCCCAGGTCTCACAGCTACACCAAGTACAACAGCTGGGACAAG ATCCAGGCCTGGATCTCCTCCGTCTCCGCTGCCAACTCTGATCTGATCAGCAGACAGGTGATCGGAAAAACCTATGAGGGCCGTCCCATGAACGTGCTGCAG ATTGGCAAGAAGACTGGCTCCCCCAAGCCCGCCATCTTCCTGGACTGTGGTATCCATGCCAGAGAGTGGATCTCTACTGCTTTCTGCCAGTGGTTCGTCAACGAG GCTGTGACCACCTATAGAAGCGACTCTCAGATGACCAGCCTGCTGAACCAGATGGATGTTTACGTCCTGCCTGTCTTCAACATTGACGGCTATGATTACACCTGGAAGAGC AACAGGATGTGGAGGAAGACCCGCTCCAGGAACTACGGTACTAGATGCCGCGGAGCTGACCCCAACAGGAACTTCAATGCTCGCTGGTGCA CCGAGGGAGCCTCTAGAAACCCTTGCCGTGACACCTACTGTGGCTCTAAGGCCGAGTCTGAAATCGAGGTCAAGAATGTGGCTGACTTCATCCGCAAGAACAAGTCCATCATCAAGGCTTACATCACCGTTCACTCCTACTCCCAGCTGCTCCTCTTCCCCTACTTCTACTACCAGCTGGCTGCTGATCACGCTGAGCTG ATGAGCGTTGCTCGAGGTGCCATCAGAGCTCTGACCAGCATGTATGGCACCCAGTACCGCGCCGGCCCTGGGGCTACCACCATCT ACCCTGCTTCTGGAGGCTCTGTTGACTGGGCCTATGACCTGGGTGTGAAATACTCCTACGTCTTCGAGCTGCGTGACACTGGTCGCTATGGTTTCCTGCTCCCCGAGTCCCAGATCAAGCCCACCTGTGAGGAGACCATGTTGGCCGTGAAGTACATCGCTACCTACGTGCAGAAGACCCTGTAA
- the agtr1b gene encoding type-1 angiotensin II receptor A gives MENLTSGTSVLLHCNTSGRHTIIFTLIPVVYGCNFVLGIVGNSMVVAIIYCYMKLKTVANVFVLNLAVSDLTFVLTLPMWATFTATGYHWPFGSFLCKASAGLVIFNLYTSIFFLTALSIDRYLAIVHPMRSRRRRTLLYARLTCVLIWIFAFVLSVPTAYTRGVFQIENSNDTVCGIWHRSEHIGLLVSLNMLKSVLGFLVPFVVIITCYCLIGRALLGARSRIQRSTRSRDDEVLHMLAAAVLAFFVCWVPHQVFHFMDMLAMLGVVENCRVLDIIDTAMPFTICISFFNSCINPLLYGFVGNNFRRNLLRLLRCAPDSRAGHAILSSKMSALSYRASEALRLNSSKKASARQTSNEK, from the coding sequence atggaaaatcTGACATCGGGAACTAGCGTCCTTCTGCACTGCAACACCTCTGGCAGACACACCATCATCTTTACCCTGATCCCCGTTGTCTACGGCTGCAACTTCGTCCTCGGCATCGTGGGCAACAGCATGGTGGTGGCCATCATCTACTGCTACATGAAACTGAAGACAGTTGCCAACGTCTTTGTGCTCAACCTGGCCGTGTCTGACCTGACGTTCGTCCTCACGTTACCCATGTGGGCCACCTTCACCGCCACGGGCTACCACTGGCCCTTCGGCAGCTTCCTGTGCAAGGCCAGCGCCGGCCTGGTGATCTTCAACCTCTACACCAGCATCTTCTTCCTCACCGCGCTTAGCATCGACCGCTACCTGGCCATCGTGCACCCGATGCGCTCGCGCCGCCGCCGCACGCTGCTCTACGCCCGCCTCACCTGCGTGCTCATCTGGATCTTCGCCTTCGTGCTGAGCGTGCCCACGGCGTACACGCGCGGCGTCTTCCAGATCGAGAACTCCAACGACACCGTGTGCGGCATCTGGCACCGCTCGGAGCACATCGGCCTGCTGGTGTCGCTCAACATGCTGAAAAGCGTGCTGGGATTCCTGGTGCCCTTCGTGGTCATCATCACCTGCTACTGCCTGATTGGACGGGCGCTGCTCGGTGCGCGCAGCCGCATCCAGCGCAGCACGCGCTCGCGCGACGACGAGGTGCTGCACATGCTGGCGGCGGCCGTGCTGGCCTTCTTCGTCTGCTGGGTGCCGCATCAGGTGTTCCACTTCATGGACATGCTGGCCATGCTGGGCGTGGTGGAGAACTGCCGCGTGCTGGACATCATCGACACGGCCATGCCCTTCACCATATGCATTTCCTTTTTCAACAGCTGCATCAACCCGCTGCTCTACGGCTTCGTGGGGAACAACTTCCGGAGGAatctgctgcggctgctgcgcTGCGCGCCCGACTCCAGGGCCGGCCATGCCATTCTGAGCTCCAAGATGAGCGCGCTCTCGTACCGCGCCTCCGAGGCCCTCCGCCTCAACTCCAGCAAGAAAGCCTCCGCGCGCCAGACGTCAAATGAGAAATGA
- the LOC105889323 gene encoding carboxypeptidase B-like isoform X1, which produces MKVLLLLGLVAVALAERTSFEGEKVFRLKPTTDEHVTLIKDLALSMEVDFWSPESAEQVTIDIDVDIHIPASHTSMVYTVLNQSDMEHEILIEDLQAQIEAQVESRTVTPRSHSYTKYNSWDKIQAWISSVSAANSDLISRQVIGKTYEGRPMNVLQIGKKTGSPKPAIFLDCGIHAREWISTAFCQWFVNEAVTTYRSDSQMTSLLNQMDVYVLPVFNIDGYDYTWKSMEIKNRMWRKTRSRNYGTRCRGADPNRNFNARWCTEGASRNPCRDTYCGSKAESEIEVKNVADFIRKNKSIIKAYITVHSYSQLLLFPYFYYQLAADHAELMSVARGAIRALTSMYGTQYRAGPGATTIYPASGGSVDWAYDLGVKYSYVFELRDTGRYGFLLPESQIKPTCEETMLAVKYIATYVQKTL; this is translated from the exons ATGAAGGTCCTTCTGCTCTTGGGATTGGTGGCTGTCGCTCTGGCCGAGCGGACCAGCTTTGAGGG GGAGAAAGTCTTCCGTCTGAAACCCACCACTGATGAACATGTGACCCTCATCAAGGATCTGGCCCTCAGCATGGAG GTTGATTTCTGGAGCCCTGAGAGTGCTGAGCAGGTGACCATTGACATCGATGTGGACATCCACATTCCCGCTTCCCACACCTCCATGGTCTATACCGTCCTTAATCAGAGTGACATGGAGCACGA GATTTTGATTGAGGATCTCCAGGCTCAGATTGAGGCTCAGGTGGAGAGCCGTACGGTCACTCCCAGGTCTCACAGCTACACCAAGTACAACAGCTGGGACAAG ATCCAGGCCTGGATCTCCTCCGTCTCCGCTGCCAACTCTGATCTGATCAGCAGACAGGTGATCGGAAAAACCTATGAGGGCCGTCCCATGAACGTGCTGCAG ATTGGCAAGAAGACTGGCTCCCCCAAGCCCGCCATCTTCCTGGACTGTGGTATCCATGCCAGAGAGTGGATCTCTACTGCTTTCTGCCAGTGGTTCGTCAACGAG GCTGTGACCACCTATAGAAGCGACTCTCAGATGACCAGCCTGCTGAACCAGATGGATGTTTACGTCCTGCCTGTCTTCAACATTGACGGCTATGATTACACCTGGAAGAGC ATGGAAATAAAGAACAGGATGTGGAGGAAGACCCGCTCCAGGAACTACGGTACTAGATGCCGCGGAGCTGACCCCAACAGGAACTTCAATGCTCGCTGGTGCA CCGAGGGAGCCTCTAGAAACCCTTGCCGTGACACCTACTGTGGCTCTAAGGCCGAGTCTGAAATCGAGGTCAAGAATGTGGCTGACTTCATCCGCAAGAACAAGTCCATCATCAAGGCTTACATCACCGTTCACTCCTACTCCCAGCTGCTCCTCTTCCCCTACTTCTACTACCAGCTGGCTGCTGATCACGCTGAGCTG ATGAGCGTTGCTCGAGGTGCCATCAGAGCTCTGACCAGCATGTATGGCACCCAGTACCGCGCCGGCCCTGGGGCTACCACCATCT ACCCTGCTTCTGGAGGCTCTGTTGACTGGGCCTATGACCTGGGTGTGAAATACTCCTACGTCTTCGAGCTGCGTGACACTGGTCGCTATGGTTTCCTGCTCCCCGAGTCCCAGATCAAGCCCACCTGTGAGGAGACCATGTTGGCCGTGAAGTACATCGCTACCTACGTGCAGAAGACCCTGTAA
- the LOC105889252 gene encoding carboxypeptidase B-like, whose protein sequence is MKVLLLLGLVAVAVAERTSFEGEKVFRLKPTTDEHVTLIKDLALSMEVDFWSPESAEQVTIDIDVDIHIPASHTSMVYTVLNQSDMEHEILIEDLQAQIEAQVESRTVTPRSHSYTKYNSWDKIQAWISSVSAANSDLISRQVIGKTYEGRPMNVLQIGKKTGSPKPAIFLDCGIHAREWISTAFCQWFVNEAVTTYRSDSQMASLLNQMDVYVLPVFNIDGYDYTWKSNRMWRKTRSRKYGTRCRGTDPNRNFNAGWCTVGASRDPCRETYCGSKPESEIEVKNVADFIRKNKSIIKAYITVHSYSQLLLFPYSYSYQLARDHAELMRVARGATRALTSMYGTQYRAGPGATTIYPASGGSEDWAYDLGVKYSYTFELRDTGRYGFLLPESQIKPTCEETMLAVKYIATYVQKTL, encoded by the exons ATGAAGGTCCTTCTGCTCTTGGGATTGGTGGCTGTCGCTGTGGCCGAGCGGACCAGCTTTGAGGG GGAGAAAGTCTTCCGTCTGAAACCCACCACTGATGAACATGTGACCCTCATCAAGGATCTGGCCCTCAGCATGGAG GTTGATTTCTGGAGCCCTGAGAGTGCTGAGCAGGTGACCATTGACATCGATGTGGACATCCACATTCCCGCTTCCCACACCTCCATGGTCTATACCGTCCTTAATCAGAGTGACATGGAGCACGA GATTTTGATTGAGGATCTCCAGGCTCAGATTGAGGCTCAGGTGGAGAGCCGTACGGTCACTCCCAGGTCTCACAGCTACACCAAGTACAACAGCTGGGACAAG ATCCAGGCCTGGATCTCCTCCGTCTCCGCTGCCAACTCTGATCTGATCAGCAGACAGGTGATCGGAAAAACCTATGAGGGCCGTCCCATGAACGTGCTGCAG ATTGGCAAGAAGACTGGCTCCCCCAAGCCCGCCATCTTCCTGGACTGTGGTATCCATGCCAGAGAGTGGATCTCTACTGCTTTCTGCCAGTGGTTCGTCAACGAG GCTGTGACCACCTATAGAAGCGACTCTCAGATGGCCAGCCTGTTGAACCAGATGGATGTTTACGTCCTGCCTGTCTTCAACATTGACGGCTATGATTACACCTGGAAGAGC AACAGGATGTGGAGGAAGACCCGCTCCAGGAAGTACGGTACTCGCTGCCGCGGTACTGACCCCAACAGGAACTTCAATGCTGGCTGGTGCA CCGTGGGAGCCTCTAGAGACCCCTGCCGTGAAACATACTGTGGTTCCAAGCCCGAGTCTGAAATCGAGGTCAAGAATGTGGCTGACTTCATCCGCAAGAACAAGTCCATCATCAAGGCTTACATCACCGTTCACTCCTACTCCCAGCTGCTCCTCTTCCCCTACTCTTACTCCTACCAGCTGGCTAGAGATCACGCTGAGCTG ATGCGCGTTGCTCGAGGTGCCACCAGAGCCCTGACCAGCATGTATGGCACCCAGTACCGCGCCGGCCCTGGAGCTACCACCATCT ACCCTGCTTCTGGAGGCTCTGAAGACTGGGCCTATGACCTGGGTGTGAAATACTCCTACACCTTCGAGCTGCGTGACACTGGTCGCTATGGTTTCCTGCTCCCCGAGTCCCAGATCAAGCCCACCTGTGAGGAGACCATGTTGGCCGTGAAGTACATCGCTACCTACGTGCAGAAGACCCTGTAA